The following proteins are encoded in a genomic region of Bubalus kerabau isolate K-KA32 ecotype Philippines breed swamp buffalo chromosome 13, PCC_UOA_SB_1v2, whole genome shotgun sequence:
- the GPCPD1 gene encoding glycerophosphocholine phosphodiesterase GPCPD1 isoform X4: MLWETGILKKLWLFFQRMKQVKESEIIIDDGQFGIHNGIETLDSGWLTCQTEIRLRLHYSEKPPVSITKKKFKKSRFRVKLTLEGLEEDDDDRVSPTVLHKMSNSLEISLISDNEFKCRHSQPECGYGLQPDRWTEYSIQTMEPDNLELIFDFFEEDLSEHVVQGDAFPGHVGTACLLSSTIAESGKSAGILTLPIMSRNSRKTIGKVRVDYIIIKPLPGYSCDMKSSFSKYWKPRIPLDVGHRGAGNSTTTAQLAKVQENTIASLRNAASHGAAFVEFDVHLSKDFVPVVYHDLTCCLTMKKKFDADPVELFEIPVKELTFDQLQLLKLTHVTALKSKDLKESMVEEENSFSENQPFPSLKMVLESLPEDVGFNIEIKWICQQRDGMWDGNLSTYFDMNLFLDIILKTVLENSGKRRIVFSSFDADICTMVRQKQNKYPILFLTQGKSDIYPELMDLRSRTTPIAMSFAQFENLLGINAHTEDLLRNPSYIQEAKAKGLVIFCWGDDTNDPDNRKKLKEFGVNGLIYDRIYDWMPEQPNIFQVEQLERLKQELPELKSCLCPTVSRFVPSSLCGEPDIHVDANGIDNVESA, translated from the exons ATGGTATTGAGACTCTGGATTCTGGATGGCTGACATGTCAGACCGAAATCAGATTACGTTTGCATTATTCCGAAAAACCTCCTGTCTCAATAaccaagaaaaaatttaaaaaatctagatTTAG gGTAAAGCTGACATTAGAGGGTTTGGAGGAAGATGATGATGATAGAGTATCTCCCACTGTTCTTCACAAAATGTCAAATAGCCTGGAGATATCCTTAATAAGCGACAATGAATTCAAGTGTAGACATTCACAGCCGGAGTGTGGGTATGGCTTACAGCCTGACCGTTGGACAGAGTATAGTATACAGACAATGGAACCAGATAACCTAGAactaatatttgatttttttgag GAAGATCTCAGTGAACATGTAGTTCAGGGTGATGCTTTTCCTGGACATGTGGGTACAGCATGTCTCTTATCGTCCACCATTGCAGAGAGTGGGAAGAGCGCTGGAATCCTTACTCTTCCCATCATGAGCAGAAATTCTAGGAAAACAATAGGCAAAGTGAGAG TTGACTATATAATTATTAAGCCATTACCAGGATACAGTTGTGACAtgaaatcttcattttccaaGTATTGGAAACCAAGGATACCATTGGATGTTGGACATCGAGGTGCAGGGAATTCTACAACAACTGCTCA gctTGCTAAAGTTCAAGAAAATACTATTGCTTCTTTAAGAAATGCTGCTAGTCAT gGTGCAGCCTTTGTAGAATTTGATGTACATCTTTCAAAAGATTTTGTGCCTGTGGTGTATCATGATCTGACTTGTTGTTTGACTATGAAAAAG aaaTTTGATGCTGATCCAGTTGAATTATTTGAAATTCCAGTGAAAGAATTAACATTTGACCAACTCCAGTTGTTAAAG cTCACTCATGTGACTGCACTGAAATCTAAAGATCTGAAAG aatcTATGGTTGAAGAAGAAAATTCCTTTTCTGAAAatcagccatttccttctcttaagATG GTTTTAGAATCTTTGCCAGAAGATGTAGGGTTTAACATAGAAATTAAATGGATCTGCCAACAAAGG GATGGAATGTGGGATGGTAACTTATCAACATATTTTGACATGAATCTGTTTttggatataattttaaaaactgttttagaAAATTCTGGGAAGAGGAGAATAGTATTTTCTTCATTTGATGCAGATATTTGCACAAT GGTTCGCCAAAAGCAGAACAAATATCCCATATTATTTTTGACTCAGGGGAAATCTGATATTTACCCTGAACTCATGGACCTCAGGTCTCGGACAACCCCCATTGCAATGAGCTTTGCACAATTTGAAAATCTACTG ggGATAAATGCACATACTGAAGATCTACTCAGAAATCCGTCCTATATTCAAGAAGCAAAAGCTAAGGGACTGGTCATATTCTGCTGGGGTGATGATACCAATGATCCTGacaacagaaagaaattaaaggaatttGGAGTTAATGGTCTAATTTATGATAG GATATATGATTGGATGCCTGAACAGCCAAATATATTCCAAGTGGAGCAGTTGGAACGCCTGAAGCAAGAATTACCAGAGCTTAAGAGCTGTTTGTGTCCCACTGTTAGCCGCTTTGTTCCCTCATCTTTGTGTGGGGAGCCTGACATTCATGTGGATGCCAATGGCATTGATAACGTGGAGAGTGCTTAG